From one Enterococcus sp. DIV2402 genomic stretch:
- a CDS encoding Gfo/Idh/MocA family protein has protein sequence MTVKVGIIGCGGIAKGKHLPALANVAEVEMVAFCDIIVARAKEAKEKYGTADAKVYADYKELLADNELDVVHVLTPNSSHAELSIAAMEAGSHVMCEKPMAKTSEEAREMIAASKRTGKKLTIGYQNRFRTDSQHLHTVCEEGELGEIYSAKAHAIRRRAVPTWGVFLDEEAQGGGPLIDIGTHALDLTLWMMDNYKPKYVVGNTYHKLAETKNAANAWGPWDPEKFTVEDSAFGFVVMENGATIYLEASWALNSLDVKEAKTTLFGTKGGADMNDGLTINGEAHGLLFDKKVELETGGVDFYDGAGEDPATLEAQSWIDAVINDTEPVVKPEEALVVTEILEAIYKSAETGQPVFL, from the coding sequence ATGACAGTAAAAGTTGGAATTATCGGATGTGGCGGAATCGCTAAAGGAAAACATTTGCCTGCATTAGCAAATGTAGCAGAAGTAGAAATGGTGGCATTTTGCGATATTATTGTTGCACGTGCCAAAGAAGCCAAAGAAAAATATGGTACCGCAGATGCAAAGGTTTATGCAGACTATAAAGAATTACTAGCTGATAACGAGTTGGATGTCGTTCATGTGCTAACACCAAACTCATCACATGCCGAATTATCAATTGCAGCGATGGAAGCTGGTAGTCATGTAATGTGCGAAAAACCAATGGCAAAAACATCAGAAGAAGCTCGCGAAATGATTGCAGCTTCAAAACGTACTGGTAAAAAATTAACAATCGGTTATCAAAATCGTTTCCGTACAGATTCTCAACATCTACACACAGTATGTGAAGAAGGTGAATTAGGAGAAATTTATTCAGCAAAAGCGCATGCGATTCGTCGTCGTGCCGTACCAACTTGGGGTGTATTTTTAGATGAAGAAGCACAAGGTGGCGGACCGTTAATTGATATCGGTACACATGCGTTAGACTTAACGTTATGGATGATGGACAATTACAAACCAAAATATGTGGTAGGGAATACTTATCATAAATTAGCAGAAACAAAAAATGCTGCTAATGCTTGGGGCCCATGGGATCCTGAAAAATTCACTGTAGAAGATTCCGCCTTTGGTTTTGTTGTGATGGAAAATGGTGCTACCATTTATCTAGAAGCCAGCTGGGCATTAAATAGCTTAGATGTTAAAGAAGCAAAAACGACGCTATTTGGAACAAAAGGTGGTGCGGATATGAATGATGGGTTAACAATCAACGGTGAAGCACACGGCTTGTTATTTGATAAAAAAGTGGAACTAGAAACAGGAGGCGTTGATTTTTACGATGGTGCTGGGGAAGACCCTGCAACATTGGAAGCTCAATCATGGATTGATGCTGTTATCAATGATACAGAACCTGTCGTAAAACCAGAGGAAGCTTTGGTCGTAACCGAAATTTTAGAAGCGATTTACAAGTCAGCAGAAACAGGACAACCTGTCTTTTTATAA
- a CDS encoding sugar phosphate isomerase/epimerase family protein codes for MKPKVALQLWSIQEDCANDFVGSLEQVKAFGYDGVEFAGYYDKTATEINALVAELGLEIAGSHVPYEQLRDNLEVTLDFEQAIGNRRVIVPYASFSTLAEWKEFIVTMQTISQAVTARGMNVYYHNHAHEFLEIAGTDVVDLLARKIENLQLEVDLYWLAHADVDVAAWIKAHKTAIGLFHMKDKQAVLEESTELGAGVLPLKEYVAYAKELTLPWLVVEQEAFQNYSPLEAAQLNVKTLKQLIEEVY; via the coding sequence ATGAAACCAAAAGTTGCTTTACAGCTTTGGAGTATCCAAGAAGACTGCGCAAATGATTTTGTAGGTTCTTTAGAACAAGTCAAAGCGTTTGGTTATGATGGCGTCGAATTTGCTGGTTATTATGACAAAACGGCTACAGAAATTAATGCATTGGTAGCTGAATTGGGATTAGAAATTGCAGGATCTCATGTTCCTTATGAACAATTACGAGATAATTTGGAAGTAACCTTAGACTTTGAACAAGCCATTGGCAATCGTCGCGTAATTGTGCCTTATGCAAGTTTTTCAACTTTAGCAGAATGGAAAGAATTCATTGTGACGATGCAGACTATTTCTCAAGCAGTCACTGCTCGTGGCATGAATGTGTATTATCACAATCATGCTCATGAATTTTTAGAAATTGCAGGGACAGATGTTGTCGATTTGTTAGCTCGTAAAATTGAAAACTTGCAATTAGAAGTAGATTTATATTGGTTAGCACATGCTGACGTCGATGTTGCTGCATGGATTAAAGCCCATAAAACAGCCATTGGTTTATTTCATATGAAAGATAAACAGGCAGTTCTCGAAGAAAGTACCGAATTGGGTGCGGGTGTACTCCCATTAAAAGAGTATGTCGCCTATGCTAAAGAATTGACATTGCCATGGTTAGTGGTCGAGCAAGAAGCTTTCCAAAATTATTCGCCACTAGAAGCTGCACAACTAAATGTGAAAACACTAAAACAACTTATTGAGGAGGTCTATTGA
- a CDS encoding ThuA domain-containing protein: protein MTQVTVWNEFRHEKTDAEVREMYPEGIHGQLAAFIKEEFTVQTATLDEPEHGLTEAVLSETDVLVWWGHMAHDEVSDEIVNRVHQRVLEGMGLIVLHSGHFSKIFKKLMGTSCDLKWREDGQHCRIWNVNPSHPIVEGVGEFIELEQEEMYGEHFDIPAPDELVFVSWFPGGEVFRSGCTYRRGNGKIFYFQPGHETYPSYYNEKVQRVIKNGIRWCAPTENNYPTYGHYQAREGAK, encoded by the coding sequence ATGACCCAAGTAACTGTGTGGAATGAATTTCGCCACGAAAAAACAGATGCAGAAGTCCGTGAAATGTACCCAGAAGGTATTCATGGACAACTAGCAGCGTTTATTAAAGAAGAATTTACTGTTCAGACAGCTACCTTAGATGAACCTGAACATGGGTTAACAGAAGCTGTATTGTCAGAAACAGATGTCCTTGTTTGGTGGGGACACATGGCACATGATGAAGTGTCTGATGAAATCGTCAATCGTGTTCATCAACGTGTTTTAGAAGGAATGGGACTAATCGTGTTACATTCTGGTCACTTTTCTAAAATTTTCAAAAAATTAATGGGGACTTCCTGTGATTTGAAATGGCGTGAAGATGGGCAACATTGCCGTATTTGGAATGTTAATCCGAGTCATCCAATTGTTGAAGGTGTCGGAGAATTTATTGAATTAGAGCAAGAAGAAATGTATGGCGAACACTTTGATATTCCTGCACCGGATGAGTTAGTTTTTGTAAGCTGGTTCCCAGGTGGAGAGGTTTTCCGTAGTGGTTGTACGTATCGCCGAGGAAATGGTAAAATCTTCTATTTCCAACCAGGTCACGAAACGTATCCAAGTTATTACAATGAAAAAGTTCAACGCGTGATTAAAAACGGTATTCGTTGGTGCGCACCAACAGAAAATAATTATCCAACTTATGGTCATTATCAAGCAAGAGAAGGAGCGAAATAA
- a CDS encoding sugar phosphate isomerase/epimerase family protein: MKLGVFTPLFNNLTFDEMIEKVAEKGLQTVEIGTGGSPGSAHLDIDKLLASSDERKEYLHKLSDKGLEISALSAHHNPISPIKEVAQEADELLRKTIKLANLMNVPVVNGFSGVAGGNATDTQVNWPVLPWPTEYSDSYEYQWEQKLIPYWKDINTVAEAAGVKIGIELHGGFLAHTPYTMLRLRDATGKAIGCNLDPSHLWWQGIDPVAAVKILGNEHAIHHFHAKDTYLDQDNINMHGLTDMQPYGNVKTRAWTFRSVGCGHDLKVWSDIISALRIQGYDYVLSIEHEDPIMSIDEGLNRAITNLRTIMINDQPTDMWWA, translated from the coding sequence ATGAAATTAGGTGTATTTACCCCATTATTTAACAATTTAACTTTTGATGAAATGATAGAAAAAGTAGCAGAAAAAGGCTTGCAAACAGTGGAAATCGGTACAGGCGGTTCTCCAGGTAGCGCGCATTTAGATATTGATAAATTATTAGCAAGTAGCGATGAACGAAAAGAATATTTGCATAAATTATCGGATAAAGGCTTAGAGATTTCAGCGTTGAGTGCGCATCATAATCCTATTTCGCCCATTAAAGAAGTAGCGCAAGAAGCCGATGAATTGTTACGTAAAACTATTAAACTAGCGAATTTAATGAACGTTCCAGTGGTGAACGGTTTCTCTGGTGTAGCTGGTGGAAATGCTACAGACACTCAAGTGAACTGGCCGGTCTTACCTTGGCCAACAGAATACAGTGATAGTTATGAATACCAATGGGAACAAAAATTAATTCCTTACTGGAAAGACATCAACACTGTAGCTGAAGCAGCAGGTGTGAAGATTGGGATTGAATTACATGGTGGTTTCTTAGCACATACACCATATACCATGTTGCGTTTACGTGATGCGACTGGTAAAGCAATTGGTTGTAACTTAGACCCAAGTCATTTATGGTGGCAAGGAATTGATCCTGTTGCCGCAGTGAAGATTTTAGGGAATGAACATGCGATTCATCATTTCCATGCGAAAGATACGTATTTAGATCAAGACAATATCAATATGCATGGACTAACAGATATGCAACCTTATGGAAATGTAAAAACGCGTGCATGGACTTTCCGTTCCGTTGGTTGTGGACATGACTTAAAAGTCTGGTCAGACATTATTTCTGCTTTACGAATTCAAGGCTATGACTATGTTTTAAGTATCGAACATGAAGATCCAATCATGTCAATTGATGAAGGCTTAAACCGCGCAATTACGAATTTACGAACAATTATGATTAATGACCAACCAACAGATATGTGGTGGGCGTAA
- a CDS encoding Gfo/Idh/MocA family protein encodes MSAINFVIIGYGGMGSYHAHTLMPTEKEKINLLGVYDVLEERRQAAAEKGLTAYASFEDVLTDENVEAILIATPNDSHKELAIRGLQAGKKVICEKPVAMNVAELDEILAVAKETGQTFMVHQNRRWDPDFLVVRDLYQNQQIGEVFQLESRVQGANGIPGDWRHLPEHGGGMLLDWGVHLLDQILWLVDSPVKKFVVDFSYVLGDQVDDGFISYLTFENGVKALIEVGTSNYTTLPRWYVKGFEGTARIDDWDLSGEIIRATHDEDASAPKPIQAGVGLTKTMAPPSEEATEQVDFPEAKAEYQPFYANFYSVVRDGAEPIVKNNEVRDVLELIEQMFAAAK; translated from the coding sequence ATGTCAGCAATTAATTTTGTCATTATTGGTTATGGTGGGATGGGTTCTTACCATGCCCATACATTAATGCCAACTGAAAAAGAAAAAATCAATTTATTAGGTGTATACGATGTGTTAGAAGAACGTCGTCAAGCCGCAGCTGAAAAAGGCTTAACTGCTTACGCTAGCTTTGAAGACGTGCTAACAGACGAAAACGTAGAAGCAATTCTAATCGCAACACCTAATGACAGCCACAAAGAATTGGCGATTCGTGGTCTACAAGCAGGGAAAAAAGTTATCTGTGAAAAACCAGTTGCAATGAATGTGGCAGAACTAGATGAAATTTTAGCAGTTGCCAAAGAAACTGGTCAAACCTTTATGGTCCATCAGAATCGTCGTTGGGACCCTGACTTTTTAGTGGTTCGTGACCTTTATCAAAACCAACAAATTGGAGAAGTGTTTCAATTAGAATCACGTGTGCAAGGAGCAAATGGGATTCCAGGTGACTGGCGTCATTTACCTGAGCATGGAGGCGGAATGTTATTGGACTGGGGCGTTCATTTATTGGACCAAATTTTATGGTTAGTAGACAGTCCTGTTAAAAAATTCGTCGTTGATTTTAGCTATGTTTTAGGCGATCAAGTGGACGATGGTTTTATTAGTTATCTAACATTTGAAAATGGCGTAAAAGCATTAATTGAAGTCGGAACTAGTAATTACACAACGTTACCTCGTTGGTATGTTAAAGGATTTGAAGGCACAGCACGAATCGATGATTGGGATCTTTCAGGAGAAATTATTCGTGCAACTCACGATGAGGATGCTTCAGCGCCAAAACCAATTCAAGCAGGAGTAGGTTTGACGAAAACGATGGCCCCTCCTTCAGAAGAAGCAACGGAGCAAGTCGATTTCCCAGAAGCAAAAGCCGAATATCAACCATTTTATGCAAACTTCTATTCTGTTGTACGTGATGGCGCAGAACCAATCGTTAAAAACAATGAAGTTCGTGATGTATTAGAATTGATTGAGCAAATGTTTGCAGCAGCTAAATAA
- a CDS encoding PTS sugar transporter subunit IIA produces the protein MYQTNFQTKEELFQGVTKFLVDKDWATMEFEAALREREERFPTGLPSDPPVAIPHSDGTYAKEDVIVGILNEQPLEFYQMGTNKTTLLTPRIIFVLLVRDKVTHLDQLQRIIEKAKNHEFLTRLQAASDEAQFKAMIQEEL, from the coding sequence ATGTATCAAACAAACTTTCAAACAAAAGAAGAATTATTTCAAGGAGTCACGAAATTTTTAGTAGATAAAGACTGGGCAACGATGGAATTCGAAGCGGCGTTAAGAGAACGAGAAGAACGTTTTCCTACAGGTTTACCAAGTGATCCACCCGTAGCAATACCGCATAGTGATGGAACATATGCCAAAGAAGACGTGATTGTAGGTATTTTAAATGAACAGCCGCTAGAGTTCTATCAAATGGGAACCAATAAAACAACATTGTTAACACCACGCATTATTTTTGTCCTGTTAGTAAGAGATAAAGTGACCCACCTAGACCAACTCCAACGAATTATTGAAAAAGCTAAAAACCATGAGTTTCTAACGCGTTTACAAGCAGCTTCTGATGAAGCACAGTTCAAAGCGATGATCCAAGAAGAATTATAA
- the serC gene encoding 3-phosphoserine/phosphohydroxythreonine transaminase, protein MTVYNFSAGPAVLPKPVLEKAQAELVNYQGSEMSVMEMSHRSSLFDNIIKEAEKLLREIMGIPDNYKVLFLQGGASLQFSMIPLNLAVGKKALYVNTGAWAKKAISAAKAIDGVKVEVIASSEDKNFTYVPEITKDMVDQEAAYLHITTNETIGGISYQTIPDVGDVPIVADMSSNILANDYKVEDFGLIYAGAQKNIGPSGLTVVIIREDLLNKEAIFSPMLDFAVQAANDSLYNTPPTYAIYIAKLVFEWIQELGGLSEILKLDQEKAALLYDTIEASTLFTSPVDQNYRSLTNIPFVTGDADLDKKFNQEALAQGFQNLKGHRSVGGMRASLYNAFPKEGVEALVAFMKKFEDENGEK, encoded by the coding sequence ATGACTGTTTATAACTTTTCTGCCGGCCCTGCCGTATTACCAAAACCTGTATTAGAAAAAGCACAAGCTGAACTTGTGAATTACCAAGGTAGTGAAATGTCCGTGATGGAAATGAGTCATCGTTCCTCCTTGTTTGATAACATCATTAAAGAGGCAGAAAAACTGTTAAGAGAAATTATGGGTATCCCTGATAATTATAAAGTATTATTCTTACAAGGTGGCGCAAGCTTACAATTTTCAATGATTCCATTAAATTTAGCTGTTGGCAAAAAAGCCTTATACGTAAATACTGGTGCTTGGGCTAAAAAAGCTATTAGTGCAGCAAAAGCAATTGATGGTGTAAAAGTAGAAGTAATTGCATCAAGTGAAGATAAGAATTTTACTTATGTGCCAGAAATCACTAAAGATATGGTGGATCAAGAGGCAGCATATCTTCATATTACTACGAATGAAACCATTGGTGGGATTTCGTATCAAACAATTCCCGATGTGGGCGATGTGCCGATTGTGGCGGATATGTCTTCAAATATTTTAGCCAATGATTATAAAGTAGAAGATTTTGGTTTGATTTATGCTGGTGCTCAAAAAAATATTGGACCATCTGGATTAACCGTCGTAATTATTCGTGAGGATTTATTAAATAAAGAAGCAATCTTTTCACCAATGTTAGATTTTGCTGTTCAAGCAGCTAATGATTCGTTATATAATACACCACCAACATATGCCATTTACATTGCGAAATTAGTCTTTGAATGGATTCAAGAGTTAGGTGGATTATCAGAAATCTTGAAACTTGATCAAGAAAAAGCGGCATTATTATATGATACGATTGAAGCATCTACGTTATTTACCAGCCCCGTAGATCAAAACTATCGCTCATTGACGAATATTCCTTTTGTAACGGGTGACGCTGACTTAGATAAAAAATTCAACCAAGAAGCATTAGCTCAAGGCTTCCAAAACTTGAAAGGTCACCGCTCGGTAGGTGGTATGCGTGCGAGTCTATATAACGCATTTCCAAAAGAAGGCGTTGAAGCGCTAGTTGCTTTTATGAAAAAATTCGAAGATGAGAATGGAGAGAAATAA
- a CDS encoding phosphoglycerate dehydrogenase, with protein MFQIKTFNAIAQEGMSRFDEDNYQVNQSETPDGIILRSQKLHDYEFPESVLGVARAGAGTNNIPVEECTEKGIVVFNTPGANANAVKELVIASLLLSVRPIIQGAIWVQDLTGSNIEEQVEANKKQFAGNELEGKKLGVIGLGSIGAMVANDAYRLGMEVIGYDPHVSVDTAWSISRRVKRATEINEIFSTCDFITVHVPLLEQTRNLISDKELAMMKPTTKLFNFSRGEIVDPEAILKAVNDGYLAGFTTDFADERLLNNEKILVLPHLGASTEEAEINCAKMAARTLKKFLETGTIKRSVNFPTVEMAFYSPYRITIINRNVPNMLGQISSTIAAAEINIDNMINRGRGDYAYTLVDINETDEDKLANVVSLLEQNSDVIRVRTIKNTETSY; from the coding sequence ATGTTTCAGATTAAAACATTCAACGCAATTGCTCAAGAAGGTATGAGTCGTTTCGATGAAGACAATTATCAAGTCAATCAAAGTGAAACTCCAGATGGTATTATTTTACGTAGTCAAAAATTACATGACTACGAATTTCCAGAATCAGTTCTAGGCGTTGCTCGCGCGGGTGCTGGGACGAACAACATTCCTGTAGAAGAATGTACTGAAAAAGGAATCGTGGTGTTTAACACACCAGGAGCCAATGCGAATGCTGTCAAAGAATTAGTGATTGCGAGCTTATTATTAAGTGTTCGTCCAATTATTCAAGGCGCTATTTGGGTTCAAGATTTAACTGGTTCAAACATTGAAGAACAAGTAGAAGCAAATAAAAAACAATTTGCTGGTAACGAACTGGAAGGTAAAAAATTAGGAGTTATTGGTTTGGGTTCAATTGGGGCGATGGTTGCTAATGATGCCTATCGTTTAGGTATGGAAGTAATCGGGTATGACCCACACGTTTCAGTTGATACAGCTTGGAGTATTTCACGTCGTGTGAAACGTGCAACTGAAATTAATGAAATTTTTTCAACATGTGATTTTATTACAGTTCACGTACCATTGCTTGAGCAAACACGTAATTTAATCAGTGACAAAGAATTAGCAATGATGAAACCAACGACCAAATTATTTAACTTTTCTCGTGGTGAAATTGTTGATCCTGAAGCAATTTTAAAAGCTGTTAACGATGGATACCTTGCTGGTTTTACTACTGATTTTGCAGATGAACGTTTATTAAATAATGAAAAAATCTTAGTGTTACCACATTTAGGTGCATCAACTGAAGAAGCAGAAATTAATTGTGCGAAAATGGCAGCCCGTACGTTGAAAAAATTCTTAGAAACTGGAACGATTAAACGTTCAGTGAATTTTCCAACTGTTGAAATGGCGTTCTACTCACCTTATCGCATTACAATCATTAACCGAAACGTTCCAAATATGTTAGGTCAAATTTCTTCAACAATTGCTGCGGCAGAAATTAATATCGATAACATGATTAATCGTGGACGTGGCGATTACGCCTATACTTTGGTAGATATTAATGAAACTGACGAAGATAAATTAGCTAACGTTGTTTCTCTTTTAGAACAAAATTCTGATGTCATTCGTGTTCGTACTATTAAAAACACAGAGACATCTTATTAA
- a CDS encoding DUF3290 domain-containing protein, whose product MSINFYGLNYLENRGSINDVIKYVIIFGILIFFVFVFIRYLRSRIQTKYRDLSLILFLSLLFVLGTQYTEYQQEEAQDENSSQMAGFLHTVAEQLNVPVEKIYVNNLTLSDETLFLVDEKYYVLHLSNDRNSFRLEPTYLANTNVTIVD is encoded by the coding sequence ATGTCAATCAATTTTTATGGTCTCAATTATCTTGAAAACAGGGGGAGTATTAATGATGTGATTAAATATGTTATTATTTTTGGTATTTTAATTTTCTTTGTATTTGTCTTTATTCGTTATTTGCGTTCACGAATTCAAACAAAATATCGTGACTTGAGTTTGATTTTATTTTTAAGTTTATTGTTTGTTTTAGGAACACAATATACGGAATATCAACAAGAAGAAGCGCAAGATGAGAATTCTTCCCAAATGGCAGGTTTCTTACATACGGTGGCGGAGCAATTAAATGTACCTGTTGAGAAAATTTATGTTAATAATTTAACGCTTAGCGATGAAACATTATTTTTAGTCGATGAGAAATATTATGTTTTACATCTAAGTAATGATCGTAATTCATTTCGTTTAGAACCAACATATCTCGCAAATACCAATGTCACGATTGTAGATTAG
- a CDS encoding DUF421 domain-containing protein, which translates to MSLYSPIIIKLALGILCLIVQINIMGKGNLAPSSAMDQVQNYVLGGIIGGVIYNDAISVLQFVLVLIVWTTLVLIVKFAKEHNRFVKNIIDGKPTTLIHNGTVDIATCLQHGISANDLMFKLRSNGIYEVSKVKRAVLEQNGQLTIIEQGDENIRYPIIMDGQINEDLLDIVNKDEAWLINKVHELSGKEVSAIYLGEYISGEIKLYEY; encoded by the coding sequence ATGAGTTTATATAGTCCAATTATTATCAAATTAGCGTTAGGTATTTTATGTTTGATTGTTCAAATCAATATTATGGGAAAAGGGAACTTAGCACCCTCTTCTGCGATGGATCAGGTACAAAATTACGTACTTGGGGGAATTATTGGCGGAGTGATTTACAATGATGCGATTAGTGTATTACAGTTCGTTTTAGTATTAATTGTCTGGACGACCTTGGTTTTAATCGTAAAATTTGCAAAAGAGCATAACCGTTTTGTGAAAAATATTATTGATGGTAAACCTACAACCTTGATTCATAACGGGACAGTTGATATTGCGACGTGCCTCCAACATGGCATTTCAGCGAATGATTTAATGTTTAAGCTACGTAGTAATGGTATTTATGAAGTATCAAAAGTTAAACGTGCTGTCTTAGAGCAAAATGGTCAACTAACGATTATTGAGCAAGGGGATGAAAATATCCGCTATCCAATTATTATGGATGGACAAATTAATGAAGACCTCTTGGATATCGTCAATAAAGATGAAGCATGGCTAATCAATAAAGTCCATGAGTTATCAGGCAAAGAAGTTTCAGCGATTTATTTGGGTGAATATATTTCAGGAGAGATTAAGTTATATGAGTATTAA
- a CDS encoding Nramp family divalent metal transporter: MENEQTKKLVSYANGPSLEEINGTVTVPQSGNFWKNLVAFSGPGALVAVGYMDPGNWITSIGGGAKYGYLLMSVILVSSLIAMLLQYMAAKLGIVTHMDLAQATRKFTGRKLGVVLWIVTELAIMATDIAEVIGGAIALNLLFGIPLLMGVVLTIFDVLLLLVLTRLGFRKIEAIVMTLILVILVVFLYEVIIAQPYMPDVLKGLIPQKQVLHHGELTMALGIVGATVMPHNLYLGSSISQSRKYNRNDEEQIANALRFSTWDSNIQLSAAFFVNCLLLILGSALFFGHGDELGTFSALYNALQDSSIAGAVASPVLSTLFAVALLASGQNSTITGTLTGQVVMEGFINMKIPTWARRIITRGLSVIPVLVCTIYFGANEQALDNLLIYSQVFLSLALPISMIPLVYFTSSEKIMGKRFKNNKLVAGLGWGCTIILTLLNIELIIETCAQFF; this comes from the coding sequence ATGGAAAATGAACAAACAAAAAAACTCGTCTCCTATGCAAATGGTCCGAGCTTAGAAGAAATTAACGGTACAGTCACGGTCCCTCAATCTGGGAATTTTTGGAAAAATTTAGTTGCCTTCTCAGGTCCTGGCGCGCTCGTTGCAGTAGGATATATGGACCCCGGAAACTGGATTACTTCCATTGGTGGTGGAGCTAAGTATGGCTATTTATTAATGTCGGTCATTCTCGTTTCCAGTTTAATTGCGATGTTATTGCAATATATGGCCGCAAAACTAGGAATCGTCACGCACATGGATTTAGCCCAAGCCACTAGAAAATTCACAGGTAGAAAATTAGGCGTTGTACTTTGGATTGTCACAGAGTTAGCAATTATGGCAACTGATATTGCTGAAGTCATTGGTGGCGCCATTGCTTTAAATTTATTATTTGGCATTCCTTTATTAATGGGCGTTGTATTAACTATCTTTGATGTATTGCTTTTATTAGTTTTAACACGTTTAGGTTTTCGAAAAATTGAAGCAATTGTAATGACCTTAATTCTTGTTATCTTAGTGGTATTTCTATATGAAGTCATCATTGCTCAACCCTACATGCCGGATGTGTTGAAAGGTTTAATTCCCCAAAAACAAGTCTTACATCATGGTGAATTAACCATGGCATTGGGGATTGTTGGTGCCACTGTCATGCCTCATAATTTATATTTAGGCTCTTCCATTTCTCAATCACGTAAATACAACCGTAATGACGAAGAACAGATTGCCAACGCCTTGCGATTTTCAACTTGGGATTCAAATATTCAATTATCCGCAGCTTTTTTTGTCAATTGCTTATTATTAATTCTAGGAAGTGCTCTATTTTTTGGTCATGGCGATGAATTAGGAACCTTTTCTGCTTTATACAATGCCTTGCAAGATTCTTCGATTGCTGGTGCAGTGGCTAGCCCCGTATTAAGTACGCTGTTCGCAGTAGCATTATTGGCTTCTGGACAAAATTCAACGATTACTGGTACACTCACTGGACAAGTCGTGATGGAAGGTTTTATTAACATGAAGATTCCCACTTGGGCTCGCCGAATCATTACTCGTGGTCTTTCAGTAATCCCTGTCTTAGTATGTACGATTTATTTTGGAGCAAATGAACAAGCATTAGATAATTTATTGATTTATTCGCAAGTTTTTTTGAGCTTAGCTTTGCCAATTTCTATGATTCCTTTAGTTTATTTTACAAGTTCTGAAAAAATCATGGGCAAACGTTTCAAAAACAATAAACTGGTTGCTGGATTAGGTTGGGGCTGTACGATTATTTTGACTCTTTTAAACATCGAATTAATTATTGAAACATGCGCTCAGTTTTTCTAA